A genome region from Dickeya chrysanthemi NCPPB 402 includes the following:
- the baeR gene encoding two-component system response regulator BaeR: MTASSPAAAGDENPPVLIVEDEPKLAQLLVDYLQASGYRTHWLTQGEEVEPWVREHPCQLILLDLMLPGRDGLTLCRAIRGFSNVPIIMVTARSDEIDRLLGLEIGADDYICKPYSPREVVARVKTLLRRCRWQHEPLPNDALPALLIDQNRYQASYLGRHLELTPAEFRLLKTLSAEPGRVFSREQLLDHLYDDYRVVTDRTIDSHIKNLRRKLEMFDRETSFIRTVYGIGYRWEAAASQEI; encoded by the coding sequence ATGACTGCATCGTCTCCTGCAGCGGCCGGTGATGAAAACCCGCCGGTGCTGATCGTTGAAGATGAGCCCAAACTGGCCCAATTGCTGGTGGATTATCTGCAGGCATCGGGTTATCGCACCCACTGGCTGACGCAAGGTGAAGAGGTCGAGCCCTGGGTTCGCGAACACCCCTGCCAGCTAATCCTGCTGGACCTGATGCTGCCGGGCCGCGACGGCCTGACGCTCTGTCGCGCCATTCGCGGCTTTTCCAACGTGCCGATCATCATGGTGACCGCCCGCTCCGACGAAATCGACCGGCTGCTGGGGCTGGAAATCGGTGCCGACGACTACATTTGCAAACCCTACAGCCCGCGTGAAGTGGTCGCGCGAGTGAAAACCCTGCTGCGCCGCTGCCGCTGGCAACACGAACCGCTGCCGAATGACGCCTTACCCGCATTGCTGATCGATCAGAATCGCTATCAGGCCAGTTATCTCGGCCGCCACCTGGAACTGACGCCCGCTGAATTCAGGCTGCTGAAAACCCTCTCCGCCGAACCGGGGCGTGTCTTTTCACGCGAGCAACTGCTCGATCATCTGTATGACGACTACCGGGTGGTGACCGACCGCACCATCGACAGCCACATCAAAAACCTGCGCCGCAAGCTGGAAATGTTCGACCGGGAAACCTCGTTCATCCGTACAGTCTATGGTATCGGTTACCGTTGGGAAGCCGCCGCCAGCCAGGAAATCTAG
- a CDS encoding glutathione S-transferase family protein, producing the protein MSGLVNGKWVEGDVAAEEIKGGAFHRQETLFRATALIPEAGRYQLFVSYLCPWASRTTIYRNLKELQNVIALSVAEPRIGEQGWEFRTPQDAGDTIAPVRYLHQLYTASDAHYTGKVSVPVLWDRKEGRIVNNESAEIIRLLNHAFNDLTGNRLDFYPPELQPEIDRWNSLIYDNINNGVYKTGFAKTQAHYDQAVTNLFAALDSVEALLAHHRYLAGDTLTEADWRLFVTLVRFDAAYHGAFKCNIRRLEDYPHLSGYLRELYQWPGVKDTVRLDDIKAGYYSIRWLNPTGIVPKGPYTDFERPHLRYQVGSSAGIRTA; encoded by the coding sequence ATGTCGGGATTAGTCAATGGCAAATGGGTCGAGGGCGATGTAGCGGCCGAGGAAATCAAAGGCGGCGCCTTTCACCGTCAGGAAACGCTGTTTCGTGCAACAGCGCTGATACCGGAAGCGGGACGCTATCAGTTATTCGTCTCATACCTTTGCCCATGGGCGTCCCGCACCACTATCTACCGCAACCTGAAAGAACTGCAAAATGTGATAGCCCTGTCGGTCGCGGAACCCCGCATCGGCGAACAGGGTTGGGAATTCAGGACTCCGCAGGATGCCGGCGACACCATCGCGCCGGTACGCTACCTGCACCAGCTCTACACCGCCAGCGACGCGCACTACACCGGCAAGGTTTCAGTACCGGTGCTGTGGGACCGCAAAGAAGGCCGTATCGTCAATAATGAATCGGCGGAGATCATTCGCCTGCTCAACCACGCGTTCAATGACCTGACCGGCAACCGGCTGGACTTTTACCCGCCGGAGCTGCAACCGGAGATCGACCGCTGGAACAGTCTGATTTACGACAACATCAACAACGGCGTATACAAAACCGGTTTCGCCAAAACACAAGCGCATTATGACCAGGCGGTAACGAACCTGTTTGCCGCGCTGGATTCGGTGGAAGCCCTTCTGGCGCATCATCGCTATCTGGCAGGCGACACGCTGACCGAAGCCGACTGGCGGCTGTTCGTGACGTTGGTGCGCTTTGATGCGGCTTATCACGGCGCGTTCAAATGCAACATCCGTCGGCTGGAAGATTACCCGCACCTTTCCGGCTACCTGCGCGAGCTGTACCAGTGGCCGGGGGTCAAAGACACAGTCAGGTTGGATGATATTAAAGCCGGGTATTACAGCATCCGCTGGCTCAACCCCACGGGTATCGTGCCGAAGGGGCCGTACACGGATTTTGAGCGCCCGCACTTGCGCTATCAGGTAGGCTCATCAGCCGGTATCCGCACGGCATAA